In the Sarcophilus harrisii chromosome 3, mSarHar1.11, whole genome shotgun sequence genome, one interval contains:
- the LOC116422302 gene encoding uncharacterized protein LOC116422302: MVSSLLELLKKRKSFNKKKMIRKRIKIHPVETLVKISPKTCLDKVKKRLFSVAGNNQIVPLCRQGEQHSRADLIPDFNYPISQTCSKQQSTAMHLPYGHQNPLAVDDKGIPKHLIPLGKSYNMPDFSLTSYSDSKSYMQSQSRCGQIWKTFQTDHHIAKDHQADIPFLKVHKTAAVPGIPQADTMDRERIVLPSSSPVFGPWQSGKKEKRECEITTVIPASKPDPVARVIAALQLTPPDFGPWPSGKNEAFSDFPNLVQWTQYYSSYLDYRCDYPFPKRPAAPRETN; this comes from the exons ATGGTTTCATCTCTGCTTGAACTCctaaaaaaaag GAAATCatttaataagaagaaaatgataagaaaaagaataaagatacaTCCAGTAG aaACTCTGGTTAAGATCTCACCAAAAACCTGTCTGGACAAAGTAAAAAAGAGACTATTTTCAGTTGCTGGAAATAATCAAATAGTACCACTATGCAGACAAGGAGAACAGCATTCTAGGGCTGATCTGATCCCTGATTTCAACTATCCCATATCTCAGACATGCAGCAAACAACAGTCCACTGCAATGCACTTGCCCTATGGACATCAGAATCCACTGGCTGTCGATGACAAGGGAATTCCAAAACATTTGATCCCCCTTGGTAAGTCCTACAATATGCCAGACTTCTCATTAACAAGTTACTCTGACAGTAAATCCTACATGCAGTCACAATCAAGATGTGGACAAATCTGGAAGACTTTTCagactgatcatcatatagcaaaGGACCACCAGGctgatattccttttttaaaagtacacAAAACTGCAGCTGTCCCTGGAATCCCACAAGCCGACACCATGGACAGAGAAAGAATAGttttaccatcatcatcaccagtCTTTGGACCATGGCAAagtgggaaaaaagagaaaagagaatgtgaaattaCTACCGTTATACCTGCATCAAAGCCTGACCCTGTGGCCAGAGTAATTGCAGCTCTACAATTAACACCACCAGACTTTGGACCATGGCCAAGTGGAAAAAATGAGGCTTTTTCAGATTTTCCAAATTTGGTACAGTGGACTCAGTATTATTCTTCATACTTGGACTACCGCTGTGATTATCCATTTCCAAAGAGACCAGCTGCACCACGAGAGACCAACTAA